One genomic region from Spirulina subsalsa PCC 9445 encodes:
- a CDS encoding phage tail protein — protein MTQSLDLQLIPMQLIPATPVEETSGEAELIMTASSVKNLVVHPGEPTEMVIQLENRGTRNFRWNAQIQGNFPPEWCEIINNNALLRPGERVNAALLFQVPADFFEQEFLPRIPLRLDYDARINIYGSDIPVEEPELSRREAEERAEISQNIEPESPTEPESSEAMEAEIEPEEAGEIEEEPTPEPDLSEPIEGEIVGGELEEIPQEGETVDSLDTELFTLVQFANFQVFIRPQSLYRDFVPRIFGEIDFLGRFLKIFEQAFEPDVLTLNTLWAYLDPLLAPESLLPFLAHWVGWPLQPNLSLDQQRPLIRHAIALYRWRGTRRGLRFALHLATGLPLVESTSEDEQPIGIYESFSRGLVLGDTHLGQDATLGGGRPYHFTVRLRPPDGHELDKTLIQVVIDQEKPAFCTYDLVIES, from the coding sequence ATGACTCAATCTCTTGATCTCCAACTGATTCCCATGCAACTTATCCCGGCTACTCCTGTTGAGGAGACAAGCGGGGAAGCTGAATTAATCATGACCGCTTCGAGTGTTAAAAATCTGGTTGTGCATCCGGGAGAACCGACGGAAATGGTGATTCAGTTGGAAAATCGAGGGACGCGCAATTTTCGCTGGAATGCCCAAATTCAGGGAAATTTTCCCCCAGAATGGTGTGAGATTATTAATAACAATGCCCTGTTACGACCGGGGGAACGGGTCAACGCGGCGCTGTTGTTTCAAGTTCCGGCGGACTTTTTTGAACAGGAATTTCTCCCGAGAATTCCCCTGAGATTAGATTACGATGCCCGGATTAATATTTATGGTAGTGATATCCCGGTAGAAGAACCGGAACTCTCTCGGAGAGAGGCTGAGGAAAGGGCAGAAATTAGCCAAAACATTGAACCAGAATCGCCGACAGAACCGGAAAGTTCTGAGGCGATGGAAGCGGAAATTGAGCCAGAAGAAGCGGGAGAAATTGAAGAAGAACCCACGCCAGAACCTGATCTTTCTGAACCAATAGAAGGGGAAATTGTGGGGGGAGAATTGGAAGAAATTCCCCAGGAAGGTGAAACGGTTGATTCTCTAGATACGGAACTATTTACCCTGGTTCAATTTGCGAACTTTCAGGTGTTTATTCGCCCCCAAAGTCTCTACCGGGATTTTGTCCCGCGTATCTTTGGGGAAATTGACTTTTTAGGACGTTTCCTCAAGATTTTTGAACAGGCGTTTGAACCGGATGTTTTAACTTTAAACACCCTCTGGGCTTATTTAGATCCTCTATTGGCTCCCGAAAGCCTGTTACCCTTTTTAGCCCATTGGGTGGGGTGGCCGCTGCAACCTAATTTGAGTTTAGACCAACAACGGCCTCTGATTCGCCATGCGATCGCCTTATACCGTTGGCGGGGGACTCGTCGAGGGCTACGTTTCGCCCTCCACTTGGCGACAGGACTCCCCCTTGTGGAAAGTACCTCAGAAGATGAACAGCCTATCGGTATCTATGAATCCTTTAGTCGCGGCCTGGTTTTGGGAGATACCCACTTAGGGCAAGATGCCACCCTAGGGGGAGGTCGTCCGTACCATTTCACGGTCAGATTGCGTCCCCCGGATGGTCATGAGTTGGACAAAACCTTAATTCAAGTGGTAATAGACCAAGAAAAGCCCGCGTTTTGTACTTATGATTTGGTGATTGAGTCTTAA
- a CDS encoding putative baseplate assembly protein yields MEFQFLPNLPKANLDDRTFEDLIEECLLRIPRYCPEWTNYSPSDPGITLVELFAWLTDQMLIRFNQVPRRQYITFLELLGIRLHPPTPATTPITFYLVGELPERYTIPRGIEVSTLRTATDAAIVFNTDHPLIIGQPRLRHLLKARHQETTPQLLRDPLVNFWSQQPDGAWGGPELDIFDEQPQPGNCFYLVFDPDEPLEGNVVAVNVQGQEATPTGINPQAPPRIWEAWNGTEWVSVLLKESDDTTQGFSFNQLVLEGGNPLQGADVVLHLPQTFPVTQFSTYQGRWVRCCFSPPSPQRPPYSASPRLVGVDVRAIGGTVNGSQGRRVEREEVGVSDGTPGQKFQLQETPILPRKSEEEYLVVVTPLGMPQVWQEVPDFADSGPNDFHYTLDSITGEIQFGPLIREAMSLPTQTVRRGQQQGGLQTVTTGELTWFDGQNRAGAIPGEMQRLERQYGAIPPRGSRIVMAAYHTGGGAMGNVQPNTLTVLKSAVPYVTQVTNYQPAKNGSDGETLEQAVIRVPRLLRSRDRAVTPEDFETLALQAGQGAVARVRCLPADARHGGSIQLLVVPQTNTRGIDEEQGIAPEQFSLTPQLKEHLLAYLRDRTLLGIQVKCEEPQYIGVSVQTEISLEPIYNTPEARQEILSRLRVALYRFLNPLTGGPDGQGWAFGRPVYPSDIIAVFQKVPGILYLGAIQLFASQQVEGQWTRMPPTSMIDPGPNGLICSWSDTRASLGHIINVI; encoded by the coding sequence ATGGAATTCCAGTTCTTACCCAATCTCCCTAAAGCGAACCTCGATGACCGCACCTTTGAGGATTTAATCGAAGAATGTCTCTTACGCATTCCCCGGTATTGTCCCGAGTGGACGAATTACAGTCCCAGTGACCCGGGGATTACGTTGGTAGAACTGTTTGCTTGGTTAACGGATCAAATGCTCATCCGTTTTAACCAAGTCCCTCGTCGTCAATACATCACGTTTTTGGAACTGCTGGGCATTCGTCTACACCCTCCTACTCCAGCCACTACGCCGATCACGTTTTACCTCGTGGGAGAGTTACCGGAACGCTACACTATTCCGAGGGGGATTGAAGTTTCCACCCTACGCACGGCCACTGATGCGGCGATTGTATTTAATACCGATCATCCGTTAATCATTGGTCAACCGCGTCTTCGTCATCTCTTGAAAGCCCGACATCAAGAAACCACCCCCCAATTATTGCGAGATCCCTTGGTGAATTTTTGGAGTCAACAACCTGATGGGGCATGGGGGGGGCCAGAGTTGGACATTTTTGATGAACAACCCCAACCGGGCAATTGTTTTTATTTGGTGTTTGACCCGGATGAGCCTTTAGAAGGCAATGTTGTAGCGGTTAATGTCCAAGGACAGGAGGCAACTCCCACCGGGATTAATCCCCAAGCACCGCCCCGAATTTGGGAGGCTTGGAATGGCACGGAATGGGTGTCGGTGTTGTTGAAGGAGTCTGATGATACTACCCAGGGTTTTAGTTTTAATCAACTGGTGCTAGAAGGGGGCAACCCGTTACAGGGGGCGGATGTGGTGCTGCACTTGCCCCAAACTTTCCCCGTGACTCAATTTTCCACTTATCAGGGGCGTTGGGTGCGTTGTTGTTTTAGTCCTCCCAGTCCCCAAAGACCGCCTTATAGTGCTTCTCCTCGTTTGGTGGGGGTGGATGTGCGGGCGATTGGGGGAACGGTGAATGGGAGTCAAGGGCGACGGGTGGAACGGGAGGAGGTGGGGGTGAGTGATGGCACGCCGGGTCAGAAGTTCCAATTACAGGAAACGCCCATTTTGCCTCGCAAGTCGGAGGAGGAGTATCTGGTGGTGGTGACTCCTTTGGGAATGCCCCAGGTCTGGCAGGAAGTGCCAGATTTTGCCGATTCTGGCCCTAATGATTTCCACTACACTTTAGATTCCATTACGGGTGAAATTCAGTTTGGGCCGTTAATTCGGGAGGCGATGAGTTTACCGACCCAGACGGTTCGCCGAGGTCAACAACAGGGGGGCTTACAAACGGTCACGACGGGAGAGTTAACGTGGTTTGATGGACAAAACCGGGCTGGGGCGATTCCGGGGGAAATGCAGCGTTTGGAACGGCAATATGGGGCGATTCCCCCTCGGGGGTCGCGGATTGTGATGGCGGCTTATCATACGGGAGGGGGGGCGATGGGTAATGTGCAGCCTAACACTCTAACGGTGTTAAAGTCGGCGGTGCCTTATGTGACTCAGGTGACGAATTATCAGCCAGCTAAGAATGGTTCGGATGGGGAAACGTTGGAACAGGCGGTGATTCGGGTGCCCCGTTTGTTGCGCAGTCGCGATCGCGCTGTTACACCAGAAGATTTTGAAACCCTTGCCCTACAAGCAGGACAGGGGGCGGTGGCTCGGGTGCGCTGTTTGCCGGCGGATGCTCGTCATGGGGGGAGCATTCAATTGTTGGTGGTGCCACAAACCAACACCCGAGGCATTGATGAGGAACAGGGGATTGCTCCAGAGCAGTTTAGTTTGACACCCCAGTTAAAAGAGCATTTATTGGCTTATTTGCGCGATCGCACTTTATTAGGCATTCAAGTTAAATGTGAGGAACCTCAGTATATTGGGGTCAGTGTCCAGACGGAAATTTCCCTCGAACCCATTTATAACACCCCCGAAGCCCGACAAGAAATCCTCTCCCGTCTGCGTGTTGCTTTATATCGTTTCCTCAATCCCCTCACCGGGGGGCCCGATGGACAAGGCTGGGCGTTTGGTCGTCCAGTGTACCCGTCAGATATTATTGCCGTTTTCCAAAAAGTCCCCGGAATCCTCTATCTTGGGGCAATTCAACTCTTTGCCAGTCAGCAAGTGGAGGGACAATGGACAAGGATGCCCCCCACCTCCATGATTGACCCGGGTCCCAACGGTTTAATTTGTTCTTGGTCTGATACTCGTGCTTCTTTGGGACACATTATTAACGTGATTTAG
- a CDS encoding GPW/gp25 family protein, which yields MPLLPGSQPPTDYLGQGFAFPWRVNPQGAIQLSAAQQNVEESMRIILETSIGERVYRPDFGSRLSELTFAPLNLDTLISIRRFVEEALSIWEARIILDEVKTIPDSERGRVLIEINYRLRANYVPGTLIYPFYLMPPEEAMAEENLSREY from the coding sequence ATGCCCTTACTCCCCGGTTCTCAACCCCCGACCGATTATCTGGGTCAAGGATTTGCCTTTCCTTGGCGGGTTAACCCCCAGGGTGCTATTCAACTGAGTGCTGCCCAGCAGAACGTGGAAGAGTCCATGCGCATTATTTTGGAAACGAGTATCGGCGAACGGGTCTATCGTCCTGATTTTGGCTCTCGGTTGTCGGAATTAACCTTTGCTCCCCTCAATTTAGACACCCTTATTTCGATTCGCCGCTTCGTGGAGGAGGCACTGAGTATTTGGGAAGCGCGCATCATCTTGGATGAGGTGAAAACAATTCCCGATTCTGAACGGGGTCGGGTGTTGATTGAAATTAACTATCGTCTCCGGGCTAATTATGTCCCGGGTACTCTCATTTATCCTTTTTACTTAATGCCCCCAGAAGAAGCAATGGCAGAAGAAAACTTGAGTCGAGAGTATTAA
- a CDS encoding DUF29 domain-containing protein: protein MNTELAHLYDQDFNLWLEQTVSLLEKGELHHLDVKNLLEELRDMGRNTKREVLSRLKALLLHLLKWKYQPQKRTASWASTIDEQRDQLQLILRDSPSLRPYLEAFFVECYQKAIRGVVHETGLSKQTFPLVCPFTVADVLSLDYWPDGEI, encoded by the coding sequence TTGAACACTGAACTTGCTCATCTGTATGACCAAGATTTTAATTTGTGGCTTGAACAAACGGTGAGTCTTTTAGAAAAAGGCGAACTCCATCATCTAGATGTGAAAAATTTGCTCGAAGAACTAAGGGATATGGGACGCAATACCAAACGGGAGGTTTTAAGTCGTTTAAAGGCGTTACTCCTTCATTTGTTGAAATGGAAATATCAACCCCAGAAGCGAACGGCTAGCTGGGCGAGTACCATTGATGAACAAAGAGATCAACTGCAACTTATACTCCGGGACAGTCCGAGTTTAAGGCCTTACTTAGAAGCGTTTTTTGTTGAATGTTATCAAAAGGCCATTCGGGGGGTCGTCCATGAAACCGGGCTGTCGAAACAGACATTCCCCTTAGTTTGTCCGTTCACAGTCGCTGATGTTTTGAGCCTAGATTATTGGCCTGATGGTGAGATTTGA
- a CDS encoding DUF2854 domain-containing protein — MFRKIPLGLLGLVVGLSLTLMGVIAYALGKPTLNLIGFFYGVPLLLGGLALKAAELKPTPFSVATSPEILSLREQQATPTQNQIRNDVTRYRYGQEAHLDDSLERLGLSPNDEERPILKAIRETAIEGQYALILEFDSPFVPLETWQQQREKIETFFGPGIRVTVEQVEESDIEAALIALNREP; from the coding sequence ATGTTCCGCAAAATACCGCTTGGATTACTAGGCCTCGTGGTCGGGCTAAGTCTTACCCTAATGGGCGTTATCGCCTATGCTTTGGGGAAACCCACCTTGAACCTTATTGGCTTTTTTTATGGCGTTCCCCTATTGTTGGGTGGCTTGGCGCTGAAAGCGGCGGAACTGAAACCGACTCCCTTTAGTGTTGCGACTTCCCCGGAAATCCTCAGCCTGCGTGAACAACAGGCTACCCCCACCCAGAACCAAATTCGCAACGATGTCACCCGCTACCGTTACGGACAAGAAGCCCATTTAGATGACTCTCTCGAACGTTTAGGCCTCAGTCCCAACGATGAAGAGCGTCCCATCTTGAAGGCTATCCGAGAAACGGCCATTGAAGGACAATACGCCCTAATTTTGGAATTTGACTCTCCCTTTGTTCCTCTGGAAACTTGGCAACAACAACGGGAGAAAATCGAAACGTTCTTTGGCCCGGGCATCCGTGTCACGGTTGAACAGGTGGAGGAGTCGGATATTGAAGCGGCACTTATTGCATTGAATCGTGAACCGTAA
- a CDS encoding hybrid sensor histidine kinase/response regulator, producing the protein METYTILVVEDEAVIGMNIRSTLKRLGYQVPPVVPSGEKAVQKANSIKPDLILMDIMLKKGGIDGVEAAQKISENLEIPIVFLTAHSDPQTIERAKAAAPFGYIVKPFEERNLQTTVEIALVRAKSEFALKRAIEKERELNELKNHFVSIVSHEFRTPLSTILFSATLLENFDESWPAERRKDYFQKIHSSVKQLRSLIDDVLLLGQAESQKLDFKPLELNLEKFCLDLLDDLKLTECQERIQFVVTGDCHHGKLDRNLLTHILRNLLTNAAKYSPNGSPVHFELTCQEEWVIFRVKDQGIGIPLDDQKHLYETFHRAKNVGKIAGTGLGLSIVKQAVDLHKGTIDVKSQVGEGTEFVVKLPRIQEPESLQRS; encoded by the coding sequence ATGGAAACTTATACGATTCTGGTCGTTGAAGATGAAGCGGTGATCGGCATGAATATCCGATCAACCCTCAAGCGTTTGGGCTATCAAGTCCCTCCCGTTGTTCCCTCGGGAGAAAAAGCCGTACAAAAAGCGAATAGCATTAAACCCGACCTAATTTTAATGGATATTATGTTAAAAAAAGGCGGAATTGATGGGGTAGAAGCGGCCCAAAAGATTAGCGAAAATCTAGAAATTCCTATCGTCTTTTTAACCGCCCATAGTGACCCCCAAACCATTGAACGTGCCAAAGCGGCCGCCCCCTTTGGTTACATTGTTAAACCCTTTGAGGAACGGAACTTACAGACCACTGTAGAAATTGCTTTAGTCCGTGCCAAGTCTGAGTTTGCCCTCAAGCGTGCGATTGAAAAAGAGCGAGAACTAAATGAGTTAAAAAATCATTTTGTTTCCATTGTTTCCCATGAATTTAGAACCCCCTTGTCCACGATTCTATTTTCTGCAACCCTGTTAGAAAATTTTGATGAAAGTTGGCCAGCAGAACGACGAAAAGATTATTTCCAAAAAATTCACAGTAGCGTCAAACAACTCCGGAGTTTAATTGATGATGTTTTGTTATTAGGACAAGCAGAATCTCAAAAGTTAGATTTTAAACCTCTGGAACTGAATTTAGAGAAATTTTGCCTTGATTTATTAGATGATTTAAAATTAACTGAATGTCAAGAAAGGATTCAGTTTGTGGTGACAGGAGACTGTCATCACGGAAAGCTGGATCGGAATTTATTAACTCATATTTTGCGAAATTTACTCACCAATGCCGCTAAATATTCCCCAAATGGGAGTCCCGTCCATTTTGAATTAACCTGTCAGGAAGAATGGGTGATTTTTCGGGTTAAAGATCAGGGGATTGGCATTCCCCTAGACGATCAAAAGCATCTCTATGAAACCTTTCACCGTGCCAAAAATGTGGGAAAAATTGCCGGGACAGGTTTAGGATTGTCCATTGTTAAACAAGCCGTCGATTTACACAAAGGCACAATTGACGTAAAAAGTCAAGTGGGGGAAGGGACAGAATTTGTGGTGAAGTTACCGAGAATTCAGGAACCAGAATCTCTACAGAGGAGTTGA
- a CDS encoding serine/threonine-protein kinase — MKVGQILKKRYGITHRLGRGRLCQTYLAEDLQLPGNPQCVVKVFRLQAKHPKIVRLARRIFEQESGILRQLGQESPFAEVLDAFEGDHTFFLVQEFIKGESLSEQLTLGQPWTESQVVGFLLSSLEGLAIAHQQNIIHRNLKPSNLIQRQNDQQWVLIDLGGMRQICALAVNSQGQIGMKGILSHPGYFPRSERRKPTCSSDLYSLGVMALQALMGVAVQDLPKPSPESSEILWRENLTISDSLAEVLAQMVAPDSQERYPSAGEALQWLRGTVITVASNDDTLIEVPTASPLIPPPLTVAELLREDPKDPPLLAGRYRILESLGKGGFGTTFLAEDRQMPGHPRCVVKQLKPYRTTPAALKLARRLFDSEAQVLNQLGRHPQIPQLLAHFEENNEFYLVQEYIEGHDLEKELPLGHKLDELTVIALLRDILQVLKFVHDQKVIHRDIKPANIRRREDGKIVLIDFGAVKQIGEHLETFDKTLLTVSIGTPGYIPGEQAQGKPKLASDVYSVGIIGIQALTGLNPEYLKEHKKTGELRWRDHATVSPYLAKIINKMVRYDFRHRYPSATEALAALDDLLAHPNKPVISLSYWLTWLEDNRVWGGVGMALIALASAFLALSLFPGAPELSLSPANPVEEGGGGESEAGGAETMTLPQLPSRQKVALPFEEVIDAQYTMREGIVVVGKNPNQLYMYYPRSRRRVTINLPAEPLMVSISPNGQFAVVGHQESLSWVNLQREQIEKTLSLPHPPFHLVVTDRNWVYGSLVNHSPLLAVDLSGEEEILLSDSRHYGETVYVLDGSQNHLYGIVKGEDRNSAILRRVNIAQGAPEFRTDTAIRADVPVGQPVGFLQDGRLLTSNGILLGVAPTGDVRNVQKLEGAQSPMLNVRTRLMASDRQGVLLGLHGERMDPEEFNRLSWWSYDGLAPRGTYELPPLSNQAEAPRTRSHFVFMNRQGEQFYVILQGREYHVRDRLTAPEQYSLLIGRIEDIVSR, encoded by the coding sequence ATGAAAGTAGGACAGATTCTCAAGAAACGCTACGGGATTACCCATCGTTTGGGTAGGGGAAGGTTGTGTCAAACTTACTTAGCGGAGGATTTGCAGTTGCCGGGGAATCCCCAGTGCGTGGTGAAGGTGTTTCGCTTACAGGCTAAACACCCCAAAATTGTGCGGTTGGCCCGGCGGATTTTTGAACAGGAGTCTGGTATTTTGAGGCAGTTGGGGCAGGAGTCGCCCTTTGCGGAAGTTTTGGATGCCTTTGAAGGGGATCACACTTTTTTTTTAGTGCAGGAGTTTATCAAGGGGGAGAGTTTAAGCGAACAGTTGACACTGGGTCAACCTTGGACGGAATCCCAAGTAGTGGGGTTTTTGCTGTCCAGTTTGGAGGGGTTGGCGATCGCACACCAACAGAATATTATCCATCGTAACCTAAAGCCCAGTAATTTGATCCAGCGCCAAAATGATCAACAGTGGGTTCTGATCGACTTGGGGGGAATGCGCCAAATCTGCGCCCTAGCGGTCAATTCTCAAGGTCAAATCGGCATGAAAGGGATTCTGAGTCATCCGGGGTATTTCCCGCGCTCAGAACGCCGTAAACCGACCTGTAGCAGCGATCTTTATAGCTTGGGGGTAATGGCGTTACAGGCCTTAATGGGGGTTGCGGTGCAAGATTTACCGAAACCCTCTCCCGAGTCTAGCGAAATTCTCTGGCGGGAAAATTTGACCATCAGTGACTCTCTGGCCGAGGTTTTAGCCCAAATGGTCGCCCCAGACTCCCAAGAGCGTTATCCTTCGGCGGGTGAGGCGTTACAGTGGTTACGGGGGACGGTGATCACCGTAGCGTCCAATGACGACACTTTAATTGAAGTCCCCACCGCTTCCCCCCTTATTCCCCCACCCCTGACTGTGGCCGAATTACTGCGAGAAGACCCGAAAGATCCCCCCCTGTTGGCTGGACGTTATCGGATTTTAGAATCCTTGGGCAAAGGGGGGTTCGGCACAACTTTTTTAGCGGAAGATCGACAAATGCCGGGTCATCCGCGCTGTGTGGTCAAACAACTTAAACCCTATCGCACCACCCCCGCAGCCTTAAAATTGGCTCGTCGTCTCTTTGACAGTGAAGCCCAAGTTTTAAATCAATTGGGGCGACATCCCCAAATTCCCCAACTCCTGGCCCACTTTGAGGAAAATAACGAGTTTTACTTAGTGCAGGAATATATCGAAGGCCACGACTTGGAGAAAGAACTCCCTCTGGGTCATAAACTGGATGAATTAACGGTGATTGCCCTGTTGCGGGATATCCTGCAAGTTCTCAAATTTGTTCATGATCAAAAGGTAATTCACCGGGACATTAAACCCGCCAATATTCGGCGACGAGAGGACGGAAAAATTGTCTTGATTGACTTTGGGGCGGTCAAACAGATTGGGGAACATCTGGAAACCTTTGATAAAACCCTGCTAACGGTGAGTATCGGCACTCCGGGTTATATTCCGGGGGAACAGGCCCAAGGGAAGCCCAAGCTGGCGAGTGATGTGTATTCTGTGGGGATTATTGGTATTCAAGCTTTAACGGGATTGAATCCCGAATATTTGAAGGAACACAAAAAAACCGGGGAGTTGCGCTGGCGAGATCATGCGACGGTTAGCCCCTATTTGGCGAAAATTATTAACAAAATGGTGCGTTATGACTTCCGTCACCGTTACCCCTCCGCGACGGAAGCGCTGGCGGCCTTGGATGATTTGTTAGCGCATCCTAATAAACCTGTGATCTCCCTGAGTTATTGGTTAACCTGGCTGGAGGATAATCGGGTATGGGGGGGGGTAGGGATGGCGCTGATTGCCTTGGCCTCGGCTTTTTTGGCTTTGTCTCTTTTTCCGGGGGCTCCGGAGTTAAGTTTGAGTCCGGCGAATCCGGTAGAGGAGGGTGGCGGTGGGGAATCTGAGGCAGGGGGGGCGGAAACGATGACTTTGCCCCAACTCCCGAGTCGGCAAAAAGTGGCGTTACCCTTTGAGGAGGTGATCGACGCTCAATATACGATGCGGGAGGGGATTGTGGTGGTGGGGAAGAATCCTAATCAATTGTATATGTATTATCCTCGCTCGCGGCGTAGGGTGACGATTAACCTCCCGGCGGAACCTTTGATGGTGTCGATTAGTCCCAATGGACAGTTTGCGGTGGTGGGTCATCAGGAGAGTTTGTCGTGGGTGAATTTACAACGGGAACAAATCGAGAAAACTCTGTCCCTTCCTCATCCCCCGTTTCATCTGGTTGTGACGGATCGGAATTGGGTTTATGGGTCTTTGGTGAATCATAGTCCGTTGTTGGCGGTGGATTTGAGTGGGGAGGAGGAGATTTTGCTGTCGGACTCGCGCCATTATGGGGAAACGGTGTATGTGTTGGATGGTTCGCAAAATCATCTCTATGGGATTGTGAAGGGGGAAGACCGCAACAGTGCGATTTTGCGTCGGGTGAATATTGCCCAAGGTGCGCCGGAGTTTCGCACGGATACGGCGATTCGGGCGGATGTTCCGGTGGGGCAACCTGTGGGGTTTTTACAAGATGGTCGTTTATTGACCAGTAATGGGATTTTACTGGGGGTTGCTCCGACGGGGGATGTTCGTAATGTGCAGAAGTTGGAGGGGGCGCAAAGTCCGATGTTGAATGTACGGACTCGTTTGATGGCTTCGGATCGGCAGGGGGTTTTACTGGGGTTACATGGGGAGAGAATGGATCCTGAGGAGTTTAATCGTTTGTCTTGGTGGTCTTATGATGGGTTGGCTCCTCGTGGGACTTATGAGTTGCCGCCTTTGTCGAACCAAGCGGAAGCCCCGAGGACTCGCAGTCATTTTGTGTTTATGAATCGTCAGGGGGAGCAGTTTTATGTGATTTTGCAGGGTCGGGAGTATCATGTGCGCGATCGCCTCACCGCTCCGGAGCAATATAGTTTGCTCATCGGTAGAATAGAAGATATTGTCTCTCGTTAA